The following coding sequences are from one Methanosarcina sp. WWM596 window:
- a CDS encoding class I SAM-dependent methyltransferase, which produces MNIITLFVTIIIIVGCRTGKLSLIFAEMGHKVTGIDISRKMLKTVEAKAKARRDDVTFGEGDAENPPFEPDTFEPDTFEPDTFDVFINRSLLWTLPYPDTAVTNWKKVLNLWAGISSSASPNVLIWTG; this is translated from the coding sequence ATAAATATCATCACTCTTTTTGTAACCATTATAATAATTGTCGGCTGCAGAACAGGAAAGTTAAGCTTGATCTTTGCGGAGATGGGGCACAAAGTAACAGGAATTGACATTTCCAGAAAAATGCTAAAAACCGTGGAAGCAAAGGCTAAAGCCCGTAGAGATGACGTAACTTTTGGGGAGGGAGATGCAGAAAACCCTCCTTTTGAGCCGGATACTTTTGAGCCGGATACTTTTGAGCCGGATACATTCGACGTTTTTATCAACCGCAGCCTGCTCTGGACCCTTCCATACCCCGATACCGCGGTAACGAACTGGAAAAAAGTGCTGAATTTGTGGGCGGGGATTTCATCTTCCGCCTCGCCCAATGTATTGATATGGACCGGATAG
- a CDS encoding FmdE family protein translates to MHTLHKNSDQEKYQMEAILKQVKDPELLSQIEKVVPFHGFLTSGALIGIQMLNIAKRELDVRDGERIYVTCETKSCMPDPFQILAGATIGNNGLKINNLGKMAVTVNKQAPEGVHGIKGIRIILDPEKTKDYPKLHAWYLNTEKLPHEEVVPILLAAGEKVYSWKPVELEVPVRKKKRIQCCNKCGEMFIQHNNELLCGGCTE, encoded by the coding sequence GTGCATACATTGCATAAAAACTCAGATCAAGAGAAATACCAGATGGAGGCAATTCTGAAGCAGGTAAAGGACCCAGAACTGCTTTCACAGATTGAAAAGGTCGTCCCCTTTCACGGCTTCCTGACCTCAGGGGCATTAATTGGCATCCAGATGCTCAATATTGCAAAAAGGGAGCTCGATGTCCGGGACGGGGAACGCATATACGTGACCTGCGAAACGAAAAGCTGCATGCCCGATCCTTTCCAGATCCTTGCCGGAGCTACCATCGGAAACAACGGGTTGAAGATCAATAACCTGGGGAAAATGGCGGTCACGGTAAACAAACAGGCGCCTGAAGGGGTTCACGGCATAAAAGGTATCCGGATCATCCTTGACCCTGAGAAGACAAAGGATTATCCCAAACTTCACGCCTGGTACCTGAACACTGAAAAGCTTCCCCACGAAGAGGTCGTGCCTATTCTTCTGGCTGCAGGAGAAAAGGTGTATTCCTGGAAACCTGTGGAGCTTGAAGTTCCGGTTCGAAAGAAAAAGCGGATACAGTGCTGTAACAAATGCGGTGAAATGTTCATTCAACATAATAATGAGCTGCTGTGCGGCGGATGCACAGAATAA
- a CDS encoding 4Fe-4S binding protein, producing MQNDMRLSVFSEKKDRQLVYKPEKCIGCGTCVQACPKGILAVGAVGAIARGFLDADFLEMKESEDCIVCGICARVCPTGALELRQEGKVLNDNSYLFGAMKPTSVNDNCVHCGLCEDICPRGCIEVTRDISEDGSLKLVGKTLIDTECCIHCGWCAAVCPVDAISVEKPFEGRWTRDENVCQTCHTCVEVCPANAIFNKKAKPGERVEKISHRPDACIYCGACAVACPVDAIDVRKTAILPEMEKKGPLEKKLLEVPVPEVLLRTCLETDETACLGCGNCVIVCPVNALNNRELAAGHLNNMDEKALLEVKNGKISVVNQDLCGADGACALICPVNAIWLVKREVE from the coding sequence ATGCAAAATGATATGCGATTGTCTGTCTTTTCTGAAAAAAAAGACCGGCAGCTGGTTTATAAGCCTGAAAAATGCATTGGCTGTGGAACCTGCGTACAGGCGTGCCCTAAAGGTATCCTGGCGGTAGGTGCCGTGGGAGCTATAGCACGGGGGTTTCTGGATGCTGATTTCCTGGAAATGAAGGAGAGTGAAGACTGTATTGTTTGTGGAATTTGTGCAAGGGTCTGCCCTACAGGTGCTCTTGAGTTGAGGCAGGAAGGAAAAGTCCTCAATGACAATTCCTATCTCTTTGGAGCCATGAAACCAACTTCCGTAAATGATAACTGCGTCCACTGTGGGCTTTGTGAAGACATTTGTCCCAGGGGCTGTATTGAGGTTACCAGAGATATTTCAGAGGACGGAAGCCTGAAGCTGGTCGGAAAGACCCTCATTGATACTGAGTGCTGTATCCATTGTGGCTGGTGTGCTGCAGTCTGTCCTGTGGATGCTATTTCCGTAGAAAAACCCTTTGAAGGACGCTGGACCCGGGACGAGAATGTCTGTCAGACCTGCCATACCTGTGTGGAAGTCTGTCCTGCAAATGCTATTTTCAATAAAAAGGCTAAACCCGGAGAAAGAGTAGAAAAGATTAGTCACCGCCCTGATGCCTGCATTTACTGTGGGGCATGTGCTGTTGCCTGTCCTGTGGATGCCATTGATGTCAGGAAAACTGCAATCCTTCCGGAAATGGAGAAAAAGGGCCCCCTCGAGAAAAAACTGCTTGAAGTCCCTGTTCCGGAGGTTCTGCTCCGCACATGCCTGGAAACAGATGAAACTGCTTGTCTGGGCTGCGGAAACTGTGTGATCGTCTGTCCGGTAAACGCTCTCAATAATCGTGAACTCGCTGCAGGGCACCTGAACAACATGGATGAAAAAGCTCTCCTTGAGGTTAAAAACGGAAAAATTTCGGTCGTAAACCAGGACCTCTGCGGAGCAGACGGAGCATGCGCCCTTATCTGCCCTGTTAATGCAATCTGGCTTGTGAAAAGAGAGGTGGAATGA
- a CDS encoding formylmethanofuran dehydrogenase subunit A, which yields MAGTIAIKHGYVFDPLNEIKGERMDVFIRDGKVVKELSAAELKNAKVIDASGMTVMPGGVDSHSHVAGAKVNAGRLMRPEDHYKATLQKTSLTHAGSGYTVPSVYKQGYDYAAMGYTTVFEAAIPPIEARHTHEEMKATPLLDMGGYLVLGNNFFLMRYLRDGDIEKAAAYVAWMMKTHKTYGIKCVNPAGVENWGWGKNVSSLDEANIHFEITPREVIKGLAEINERLGMPMPVHLHANNLGHPGCYAITKDSLKIPDGVKPKQNMDVEWAETKMDPSRDRSVYLTHLMFNSFAGTTWGDCESGVKDITDYINNKDHVVIDSGCTPFGEATVMTGDGPAIHDIYTLTGNKWSNTDVEMECGSGVIPFTYLKSNPVHSLQWAMGLECLLLINDPWKTIMTTDSPNGGPFTKYPEVMTWLMSEAFRKQTFSECHKWANDRSELGGVNRELSLYDLAILTRANPAKTIGMVHRKGSLGVGADGDVTVYNINPQQLDPNNYETLLRTFRKAEYTIKGGEIVAAKGEIVSVPEKRTYYSKVHVEDEREKEMLADVNEWFRYYTLGFANYPTSEKYLENPTPIKVNGER from the coding sequence ATGGCAGGAACAATTGCAATCAAGCACGGATACGTCTTTGACCCCCTCAACGAAATAAAAGGGGAGAGAATGGATGTTTTCATCAGGGACGGAAAAGTTGTAAAAGAGCTTTCTGCAGCCGAACTGAAAAACGCAAAGGTTATTGATGCCTCAGGTATGACGGTAATGCCTGGAGGAGTTGACTCCCATTCTCACGTTGCAGGTGCAAAGGTTAACGCCGGCAGGCTAATGAGGCCGGAAGACCACTATAAAGCGACTCTCCAGAAAACTTCACTCACCCATGCCGGTTCAGGATACACTGTTCCCTCGGTCTACAAACAGGGATATGATTACGCAGCAATGGGCTACACGACGGTCTTTGAAGCGGCAATTCCTCCTATTGAAGCCCGCCACACCCATGAGGAGATGAAGGCAACTCCTCTTCTTGACATGGGTGGGTACCTGGTGCTCGGGAACAACTTTTTCTTAATGCGTTATCTCCGGGACGGAGACATAGAAAAGGCTGCTGCATATGTTGCCTGGATGATGAAGACTCACAAGACCTATGGGATCAAATGCGTCAACCCTGCAGGAGTCGAAAACTGGGGCTGGGGTAAAAACGTAAGTTCGCTTGATGAGGCTAACATCCATTTTGAAATTACTCCAAGAGAGGTCATAAAAGGGCTTGCTGAGATCAATGAACGGCTTGGAATGCCAATGCCTGTCCACCTGCATGCAAACAACCTGGGTCACCCGGGATGTTATGCAATTACCAAAGATTCCCTGAAAATCCCTGACGGGGTAAAGCCCAAGCAGAATATGGACGTGGAATGGGCAGAAACTAAAATGGATCCTTCAAGAGATCGTTCCGTATATCTCACCCACCTGATGTTCAACAGTTTTGCAGGCACAACCTGGGGAGACTGCGAATCCGGTGTAAAAGATATTACAGACTACATCAATAACAAAGACCATGTGGTAATCGATAGTGGGTGCACTCCCTTCGGAGAAGCAACAGTTATGACCGGAGACGGACCTGCTATTCACGACATTTACACACTTACAGGAAACAAGTGGTCGAATACCGATGTTGAGATGGAATGCGGCTCAGGTGTCATTCCCTTTACCTATCTCAAGTCCAACCCCGTACACAGTTTGCAGTGGGCAATGGGACTTGAATGTCTCCTGCTTATCAACGACCCCTGGAAAACAATAATGACCACGGACAGTCCTAACGGTGGGCCGTTTACGAAATATCCTGAGGTCATGACCTGGCTCATGTCTGAAGCTTTCAGGAAGCAGACCTTCAGTGAGTGCCACAAATGGGCAAATGACAGGAGTGAACTCGGAGGCGTAAACCGGGAACTTTCTCTCTATGACCTTGCGATTCTTACCAGGGCTAACCCTGCTAAGACAATTGGAATGGTTCACAGAAAAGGCTCTCTTGGCGTGGGTGCAGATGGGGATGTTACAGTCTACAACATAAATCCGCAGCAGCTTGACCCGAACAACTACGAGACTCTCCTCAGGACCTTCAGGAAGGCAGAATACACCATAAAGGGAGGAGAAATCGTGGCTGCTAAGGGAGAGATCGTTTCCGTTCCCGAAAAGCGTACTTATTATTCCAAAGTTCACGTAGAAGACGAGCGGGAAAAGGAGATGCTGGCTGACGTTAATGAATGGTTCAGGTACTACACTCTGGGCTTTGCCAACTATCCGACTTCAGAGAAGTATCTGGAAAATCCGACTCCCATAAAGGTTAACGGTGAGAGGTGA
- a CDS encoding formylmethanofuran dehydrogenase subunit C → MSEVILILKREIDIKLEADAITPDSFAGKNAEEIGNLLIWQGPKTYPLSDFFEVKGNGGSSAAETLIRIKGDVKRVKRIGEGMSAGNIEIEGSTGMHVGSGMKGGEILVSGDADSWAGMEMLGGLLHIKGNAGDHVGCAYRGKWHGMKGGRIVIEGSARHQLGGGMDGGEILVEGNVEGFCGIRQNGGLIVVKGRALRCVGVEMAAGTIVVGGVIERFTPGFEYTGMVDGFTQGGVELSGKFKKFTGDYAISKRAKGVLYAAADANPEL, encoded by the coding sequence ATGTCAGAAGTAATTCTTATTCTTAAGAGAGAGATCGACATTAAACTGGAGGCAGATGCCATAACTCCTGACTCCTTTGCAGGCAAAAATGCTGAAGAAATCGGAAACCTGCTTATCTGGCAGGGGCCAAAGACCTATCCTCTTTCCGACTTTTTCGAAGTGAAAGGCAATGGAGGCAGTTCTGCAGCTGAGACTCTGATCCGCATAAAAGGCGATGTAAAGAGGGTCAAAAGGATCGGAGAAGGTATGAGTGCAGGAAATATTGAAATTGAGGGTTCCACAGGTATGCATGTGGGATCCGGGATGAAAGGAGGCGAGATCCTCGTATCCGGAGATGCGGATTCCTGGGCAGGCATGGAAATGCTTGGCGGGCTCTTGCACATTAAAGGCAACGCTGGAGACCACGTGGGCTGTGCTTACAGAGGCAAGTGGCACGGCATGAAAGGCGGGCGTATCGTGATCGAAGGCTCGGCGCGGCACCAGCTTGGAGGCGGCATGGACGGTGGGGAAATCCTGGTAGAAGGCAATGTTGAAGGCTTCTGCGGGATTCGCCAGAATGGAGGGCTCATCGTTGTGAAAGGCAGAGCTCTTCGCTGCGTTGGCGTTGAAATGGCAGCCGGTACCATAGTTGTCGGGGGAGTAATTGAACGCTTTACTCCGGGTTTCGAATATACAGGTATGGTAGATGGCTTCACCCAGGGTGGGGTTGAGTTATCTGGAAAATTCAAAAAGTTTACCGGGGACTATGCAATCAGCAAGCGGGCAAAAGGAGTGCTCTATGCAGCTGCAGATGCAAATCCGGAACTCTGA
- a CDS encoding molybdopterin dinucleotide binding domain-containing protein, giving the protein MEVLLITGSTIDEGRLAKGGDKLTDDYITECASCWLSPVDFLSLCSPEKVKVTSRNGKHSVAVYTKCTDSVQPGHVFMPRAIWSNVIIDPDTLSTGSPLYKGAPVQVEPTEEEVLSAEDVVLKVYVGGQ; this is encoded by the coding sequence ATGGAAGTATTACTCATTACCGGAAGTACGATTGATGAAGGCAGGCTTGCCAAAGGCGGGGACAAGTTAACAGACGATTATATCACGGAATGTGCATCCTGCTGGCTTTCCCCGGTTGATTTCTTGTCACTCTGCTCCCCCGAAAAAGTGAAGGTTACAAGTCGGAATGGGAAGCATTCTGTAGCGGTCTATACGAAATGTACGGATTCTGTCCAGCCAGGGCATGTGTTCATGCCGAGGGCTATCTGGTCCAATGTTATCATCGATCCTGATACCCTTTCTACGGGTTCTCCTCTCTATAAGGGCGCCCCCGTGCAGGTTGAGCCCACAGAAGAAGAGGTTCTGAGCGCCGAAGATGTAGTGCTTAAAGTTTATGTCGGAGGGCAGTGA
- a CDS encoding formylmethanofuran dehydrogenase subunit B, with amino-acid sequence MIYKNIICPVCGAACDDIQVEFGEGKIEAKNACKMGNAKFKEVVSSHRLRQPLMKNGGKLTPAAWDEALEKAADILVSAKRPLLFMGSETSCEAHEVGLKIGEYLGAIVDSNATICHGPTAMGIQEAGKVGATEGQKKNRGDLIVYWGTNPLESMPRQMSRYGVFPRGYWTKRGRFDRTIITVDPRKTPTTEASDLHVQLKPNSDYELISALLTLLHGKTPHPSVEEVTGVPISVMEEMLDMMKNCNFGAISVGLGLSSSIGKHRNAEIAMNLVKELNNYSKFTLGALRGHCNVAGFNQVASYMYGYPFGLDFMRGHPRYNPGEYTTVDVLREKDVDAALVMCADLVCHIPADCASYLAEIPMVCLDIAPCPTTVASDVVLPGVIDAMECDGTFYRLDDVPVHFEPFTSSPFEFTQSNEDTLKQLFAKIKARK; translated from the coding sequence ATGATTTACAAAAACATAATCTGTCCTGTCTGCGGGGCGGCCTGCGACGATATCCAGGTTGAATTCGGAGAAGGAAAGATTGAAGCTAAAAATGCATGTAAGATGGGAAACGCCAAGTTTAAGGAGGTTGTAAGTTCCCACAGGCTCAGGCAGCCCCTTATGAAAAATGGAGGGAAACTTACCCCTGCCGCCTGGGACGAAGCCCTTGAAAAAGCTGCCGATATCCTTGTTTCGGCAAAGCGTCCCCTCCTCTTTATGGGCAGTGAGACCTCCTGTGAAGCGCATGAAGTCGGGCTCAAGATCGGAGAATACCTGGGTGCTATTGTTGATTCCAATGCAACAATCTGCCATGGGCCAACAGCCATGGGAATCCAGGAAGCCGGAAAAGTCGGCGCAACCGAAGGGCAGAAGAAAAACAGGGGTGACCTTATAGTCTACTGGGGAACAAACCCTCTTGAATCCATGCCGCGGCAAATGTCCAGGTACGGAGTCTTCCCGCGTGGATACTGGACCAAACGTGGGCGTTTCGACAGGACAATCATCACTGTAGACCCAAGAAAGACTCCAACAACAGAAGCTTCCGATCTGCACGTGCAGCTCAAGCCCAACTCGGACTATGAACTGATAAGTGCCCTTCTTACCCTGCTCCACGGTAAAACTCCTCATCCGTCGGTGGAAGAGGTCACAGGGGTCCCCATCTCAGTGATGGAAGAGATGCTCGATATGATGAAGAACTGCAACTTCGGTGCCATCTCAGTGGGGCTCGGGCTTTCTTCTTCAATCGGAAAGCACAGGAATGCCGAAATTGCCATGAATCTGGTAAAGGAACTGAACAATTATTCCAAGTTCACCCTGGGTGCACTCCGTGGTCACTGCAACGTGGCAGGCTTTAACCAGGTCGCTTCCTACATGTACGGTTACCCCTTCGGGCTTGACTTCATGCGGGGCCACCCGCGCTACAACCCCGGTGAATACACAACCGTGGACGTGTTGCGGGAAAAGGACGTGGACGCAGCTCTTGTAATGTGCGCTGACCTTGTCTGCCACATCCCTGCAGATTGCGCTTCTTACCTCGCTGAAATCCCCATGGTCTGCCTGGACATCGCTCCCTGCCCGACCACAGTTGCCTCGGATGTTGTACTCCCTGGAGTCATCGATGCAATGGAATGCGATGGGACCTTCTACAGGCTAGACGATGTGCCTGTACACTTTGAGCCATTCACAAGCTCTCCCTTCGAGTTCACCCAGAGCAACGAAGATACCTTAAAACAGCTTTTTGCAAAGATTAAAGCAAGGAAGTAA
- a CDS encoding Rossmann-like domain-containing protein, with the protein MPGPSAPFYPEPFFKKGIIEVMSTRITVPVTMLIVISEAGETKKAAQMLRGNGCF; encoded by the coding sequence CTGCCAGGACCGAGCGCTCCTTTCTATCCGGAACCCTTCTTCAAAAAAGGAATTATAGAGGTAATGAGCACCAGGATCACTGTCCCTGTGACCATGCTTATAGTTATCAGCGAGGCAGGGGAAACAAAAAAAGCTGCACAAATGCTGCGGGGAAATGGTTGCTTTTAG
- a CDS encoding SIMPL domain-containing protein yields the protein MSQENKNDKSYYVIIALSIVLVLMSATIYAISQSGSEKDMENTISMSGYAEQKIVPDTATLSIGVVVQSATAKEASDENAALMSAVIAELKAMGLLDKEIRTSYVSVYPIYNYDKEQTITGYSASNSVQITTTKLDNLSEIIDRSTAAGANEIGSISFSVSDDMQKQLREDLMNEAVADASSKAATLAKSLGVEITGVQTSSVSENGGSRVYYDYDMETVEKGSGAVSTPVQPGESTVSMSVQVTYYIE from the coding sequence ATGTCACAGGAAAATAAAAACGATAAATCTTATTACGTTATCATTGCACTATCAATTGTTCTGGTGCTGATGTCAGCAACGATATACGCTATTTCTCAGAGTGGGTCCGAAAAAGATATGGAAAATACTATTTCCATGAGTGGGTATGCTGAACAGAAAATCGTCCCTGACACAGCAACATTGAGCATAGGTGTTGTAGTTCAGTCTGCAACTGCAAAGGAAGCGTCCGATGAAAACGCAGCTCTCATGAGCGCTGTAATAGCAGAACTCAAAGCAATGGGATTGCTGGATAAGGAAATACGGACATCCTATGTTTCTGTGTACCCTATATACAATTATGATAAAGAACAAACAATCACAGGTTACTCTGCATCCAACAGCGTGCAGATCACAACCACGAAGCTCGACAACCTGAGTGAGATCATTGACAGGTCCACAGCCGCCGGAGCTAATGAGATTGGAAGCATTTCCTTCTCAGTATCCGATGATATGCAAAAACAGCTTCGTGAAGACCTGATGAATGAGGCAGTCGCTGATGCATCATCAAAAGCCGCTACGCTTGCTAAGAGCCTGGGGGTTGAGATAACTGGCGTGCAGACCTCATCTGTAAGTGAAAACGGTGGTTCCAGGGTATATTACGATTACGATATGGAAACGGTAGAAAAGGGCTCAGGAGCAGTTTCCACTCCGGTTCAGCCAGGCGAGTCTACCGTTTCAATGTCAGTACAGGTCACATACTACATTGAATAA
- the tnpA gene encoding IS200/IS605 family transposase, producing MYFLVNTKYETRNHSKFLLMYHVIFVCKYRKVILEPISEELKQIMSDISKESNFEILEMETDKDHIHFLIKSEPKVSVLSIVRKLKQEYTNRLWKTQKEYLKKYYWGENTLWSDGYFASTIGNVSKEAAEYYIRNQG from the coding sequence ATATACTTTTTGGTAAATACGAAGTATGAAACACGGAACCATAGCAAATTTTTGTTAATGTATCATGTTATTTTTGTTTGCAAATACCGAAAAGTCATACTTGAACCAATTAGCGAAGAACTCAAACAGATTATGAGTGACATTTCAAAAGAGTCTAACTTTGAAATCCTTGAAATGGAAACTGACAAAGACCATATTCATTTCTTGATCAAGAGTGAGCCGAAAGTTAGCGTTTTGTCAATTGTCAGAAAATTGAAACAAGAATATACTAACAGGTTATGGAAAACTCAAAAAGAATATCTGAAAAAGTATTATTGGGGTGAGAATACGTTATGGAGTGATGGTTATTTTGCGTCTACTATCGGAAATGTGAGTAAAGAGGCGGCAGAATATTACATACGGAATCAGGGTTGA
- a CDS encoding GNAT family N-acetyltransferase — MEGIEVRELLPSEYKEWDLLVEEAQPGTLFHTSDWLEICRDVLSKDLKIYGCFRNGELVGGCPLFVKNIRGILKVATSTCRMTSYSGPLIKESASTKASKRMQETHEILNPLREFLCKQGFDSIHLTFAPGFEDIRPFTWNGWDSAVHYTHYLYLKENIDSNLSRERQMELKTATEAGLKTRALNDPETYYRLLSLAYEKQKLEPPLPEEFYERVFKLFQEKNIGYMFVSETPEGEAVAAHLNLYGKKCAVIWTAALNPDFAHLGPIAHLYYNEFLDLNSRDFKYMNVMAANIPAFVDFIMGFSPELIPYYSVTLESKKYSIAKTLYKTTRELPLC, encoded by the coding sequence ATGGAAGGAATTGAAGTCAGAGAATTATTACCATCTGAGTACAAAGAATGGGATCTACTTGTAGAAGAAGCTCAACCAGGTACACTCTTTCATACCAGTGACTGGCTTGAAATTTGCAGGGATGTCCTGTCAAAAGATCTAAAAATCTACGGCTGTTTCAGAAACGGCGAGCTTGTGGGAGGATGCCCCCTTTTTGTAAAAAATATCAGGGGAATATTGAAAGTGGCAACTTCAACCTGTAGAATGACCAGCTACAGTGGACCTCTTATAAAAGAGAGTGCCAGCACGAAAGCTAGCAAACGCATGCAGGAAACTCACGAAATCCTCAATCCCCTAAGGGAATTTCTCTGTAAGCAGGGATTTGACAGCATTCATCTAACGTTCGCTCCAGGTTTTGAGGATATAAGGCCGTTTACGTGGAATGGATGGGATTCCGCCGTGCATTACACCCATTACCTGTATCTGAAAGAAAACATAGACAGCAATCTTTCAAGGGAAAGACAGATGGAACTTAAAACTGCAACTGAGGCAGGACTTAAAACCAGGGCATTGAATGACCCTGAAACATATTACCGTCTGCTTTCACTTGCCTATGAGAAACAGAAACTGGAACCTCCTCTTCCAGAGGAGTTTTATGAAAGAGTATTTAAGCTATTTCAGGAAAAAAACATTGGATACATGTTTGTCTCAGAGACTCCCGAGGGTGAAGCTGTTGCAGCTCACTTAAACCTGTACGGAAAGAAATGTGCTGTAATCTGGACCGCAGCCCTGAACCCTGATTTTGCTCATCTGGGCCCAATTGCTCATCTGTATTATAATGAATTTCTTGACCTGAACTCCCGAGACTTCAAATACATGAACGTAATGGCAGCAAATATTCCTGCATTTGTGGATTTTATTATGGGCTTTTCTCCTGAGCTGATTCCATACTATAGTGTGACCCTGGAGAGTAAAAAATATTCAATCGCGAAAACTCTATACAAAACCACTCGTGAACTACCACTCTGCTAA
- a CDS encoding Rossmann-like domain-containing protein — translation MIEMKKTNEEGEKETGILSSLVSALKKDLGPALEEIEVKDVRIGLAYTGVLLSENYGGVACTPLNEFSCCPALGFVDTLQGKTANKILELALSENPLKAAVGVATINALSHMLHDLEPEKFQRSSSDILDLIKPGDRVAMIGYFGPLVPRIMKITEKLTVLEKREIESPQTRTLPSEKAREILPSSDVIILSASTLANRTFDELLSLRGAAREVILLGPSAPLYPEPFFKRGITAVMGTRITIPETMLTIVSEAGGTKKLHKYCGEKVAFRRK, via the coding sequence ATGATAGAAATGAAAAAAACGAACGAGGAAGGAGAAAAAGAAACTGGAATCCTGTCCTCCCTCGTAAGTGCGCTCAAAAAAGACCTGGGACCAGCCCTTGAAGAAATCGAAGTAAAGGATGTCAGGATAGGGCTGGCCTATACCGGAGTCCTGCTTTCCGAAAACTACGGAGGTGTTGCCTGCACTCCCCTCAACGAGTTTTCCTGCTGCCCTGCTCTGGGTTTTGTAGATACCCTGCAAGGTAAAACTGCGAATAAAATACTTGAACTTGCCCTGTCAGAAAACCCCCTTAAAGCAGCAGTAGGAGTGGCAACCATAAATGCACTTTCCCATATGCTCCATGACCTGGAACCCGAAAAATTCCAGCGTTCCAGCTCGGACATCCTGGACCTCATAAAGCCCGGAGACAGGGTTGCAATGATTGGCTATTTCGGCCCACTCGTCCCGAGAATCATGAAAATAACCGAGAAACTCACGGTCCTCGAAAAACGTGAAATCGAATCCCCTCAAACCAGGACCCTCCCTTCGGAAAAAGCCAGAGAGATCCTCCCCTCATCGGATGTGATCATCCTCAGTGCAAGTACTCTCGCAAACAGGACCTTTGACGAACTTCTTTCCCTCCGGGGTGCAGCAAGGGAAGTAATCCTGCTCGGCCCAAGTGCTCCTCTCTACCCGGAACCCTTCTTCAAACGAGGAATTACAGCAGTAATGGGCACCCGGATCACTATCCCTGAGACCATGCTTACCATTGTCAGCGAAGCAGGAGGAACGAAAAAACTTCACAAGTATTGCGGAGAGAAGGTTGCGTTTAGAAGAAAGTAA
- a CDS encoding nicotinate-nucleotide pyrophosphorylase, with protein sequence MIDLFDLYFYEDCPYQDESAELLRLEGKGTLRIRTREAGVCACAEDLAKYYEKKGLIVLKYLRDGEKFEPQDSIFEAKGDLKTLFKLWRVSQTFLSIMCAIAGKTSSFVSAARKANPDLIIATSRKTHPGSRIFELKAVRAGGGDIHRNSLSDSIQLSQNHLEVAGELGELRAMKKIEIEPRSREEAFKYVEMSDIMLLDHLSPEELRELGPELKKLNPKLELAVGGIKAKMIPEYAPLVDIIVISAPYYANPLDFTTKIERT encoded by the coding sequence ATGATAGACCTTTTTGACCTTTACTTTTACGAAGACTGCCCCTACCAGGATGAAAGTGCAGAACTGCTCAGGCTTGAAGGAAAAGGAACACTCAGGATCCGAACCAGGGAAGCCGGAGTCTGCGCCTGTGCCGAGGACTTGGCCAAATATTATGAAAAAAAGGGCCTTATAGTCCTGAAATACCTCAGAGATGGAGAAAAATTTGAACCTCAGGACAGCATATTTGAAGCCAAAGGAGACCTTAAAACCCTTTTCAAATTGTGGAGGGTTTCTCAGACTTTCCTTTCCATCATGTGTGCCATAGCAGGCAAAACCTCTTCGTTCGTAAGCGCAGCCAGAAAAGCAAACCCTGATCTTATAATTGCAACAAGCCGAAAGACCCATCCCGGGTCCCGGATATTTGAGCTCAAAGCCGTTCGAGCAGGCGGAGGAGACATTCACAGGAACTCCCTCAGTGATTCCATCCAGCTCAGCCAGAACCACCTGGAAGTTGCCGGAGAACTGGGAGAGCTCAGGGCTATGAAGAAAATAGAAATCGAGCCCAGGTCAAGAGAAGAAGCATTCAAATATGTCGAAATGTCGGATATCATGCTCCTTGACCACCTTTCTCCAGAGGAATTGCGGGAACTCGGACCCGAACTTAAGAAATTAAACCCTAAACTCGAACTTGCAGTGGGAGGTATCAAGGCAAAAATGATTCCTGAATACGCCCCTCTTGTTGATATTATCGTTATAAGCGCTCCCTATTACGCAAATCCCCTTGACTTTACAACGAAGATCGAAAGGACATAA